From the genome of Eublepharis macularius isolate TG4126 chromosome 4, MPM_Emac_v1.0, whole genome shotgun sequence:
GGGGCGGAGAGGTGCTTATTAAATTGATTTCTCTCCTGGCTTTTCTGGAATGCTGAGCCGGAGTTGCGAGCAGAGCCGGAGCCGGTTCTAAGCGCCTTTCCCAACCTCTCTATGTTGTTGCGGTTCTCCCCCTGTGAATTTTGTTGCTTTTATGGGCGAGGTCTCGGCTGCTCATCTCAAGTTTGGGTGTCTTTTCTGCCTCCCGCTCCCTGCCCAGAGATGGCGTCGCTGGAGACCGTCATGCCTTCGCCCTGCGTCCGCAGCGGAGCCGCCAACCCGTCCAAGGCGCTGGCCTTCTCCATCGAGCGGATCATGGCCAAGGGCTCGGAGCCCGCCCGGCCCCTCGAGGCCCGGCGCAGCGAGTCGCCCCCCAAGAAGCTGCTGGGCCTGTGCGCTCCCATCCCCTGCGTGATCCCCATCCAGCCGCTGCCGCCGGGCTACGAGGCGCCCTCCAAGGCGCTGCTCAGCTACTCCGAGCTCTGGAAGAGCAGCCTGCGCCACTCGACGGCCGCCTTCTGCAAGGCCAGCTGCGGCGTGTGCTGCAAGGCCGGCGAGCTGCCCCCGCCGCCGCTGCCCGCCGCCCCCGGCCGGGTCATCAAGCCTCAGGCGCTGCCCgtgccgcccgccgccgccgccggcctcTACTACTTCAACTACCTGGAGTCGGCCGCGTACCCCCCGTCGGAGCTCTTCCCAGCCGGCCTGCTGCACTCGCccggccccgccgccgccgctctcTCGGCTCACCAGAAGCTCTTCCTGCTGGAGAACGCCAAGCTGGCCGCCTTGGCCCCGCCGCCGGCCCCGTCGGAGAAGTTCCCCACCGGCGGAGCGCACTACCCGCACAAGGAGCGCCTCCCCGGGCAGCTGGACCAGGTGATGAAGGAGAACGCGGCGCTGGCCGCCGACAGGAGCGGCCTCAAGGGGCAGCACGCCAAGCTGGGCGCCACGGCGGGCGGCGGGGCCGGGGCCGACGGCAAGCCCAAGAACTTCACCTGCGAAGTGTGCGGCAAGGTAGGAGGCGGCCGGGGCTGCGCTAGAGGGCGCCGCTTGGGACCCGAGGCGGGGAGGGCAGCCCACCGCCGGCCCCAAAAGTTCGGGGTCTTTCAGGGTCCCCCGGGAAGGCCGGGGCGGGAGGGGCCCCCACCGGCGCCAAGGAGACCCGCACGGCCAGCTGCTATTGATCTCGATTAATCAACCTTATTGACAGGGTTCGCAGGAGATATTTCCAGCGCACTTCTAAGGAGAGTGAGGCCGGGGCGGCTGCTTGGAAGGGCAGGGCGAGAAAGAGAGGCTTGCCAAAGGGAGCTCGGGGTAGAGCTTGGGCCTGAACTGGGGACTCCTCAGCCCTGGGAAAGGCCTGGTGAAGGTGCAGCCTGAGCCATCTGGGGAAAGGCTGGACGGGGCTCAGCTTCCCCTTCTGCACAGCTGAGCACTCGCCCTTAGCCTGGAGAAGGAGCCCGATTCTCGTTTCACCATAGCAGGAAGGAGGATTATCGATCAAGGCAACAAACCAGCACCCAGCCGGGCCAGATTTGGATGCGGGTCGGCCGACGGCCCGAAAGTCTCCCCCCCGGCCCACTTCCCCGAAGGCCCCTCCCTCGTTCTGCCATCCGTGGGGCTCCTGAAAGTGTCACCGGCTGACAGAGTCGCCTGCCTTGTGTTTCCTCGCAGGTGTTCAATGCCCATTATAACCTCACTCGCCACATGCCGGTTCACACGGGAGCCAGGCCCTTCGTGTGCAAAGTTTGCGGGAAAGGCTTCCGCCAGGCCAGCACCCTCTGTAGACACAAAATCATCCACACGCAGGTATGCCGGCTGctaagaccccccccccgggatgtatttctccctcctccacccccccccccccaaaaaagtgctGCCCGCCGACGCTTTCTCGGCTCAGGCCTGGAAGGCGGCGGGCCGGGGATCAAGTTTCGGCCCGCTCTTTTTTTTACTCCCCTGTCTTGAAAATGTCCTCTCCCCCCATAGGAAAAACCTCACAAGTGTAACCAATGTGGGAAAGCTTTCAATAGAAGTTCCACGTTAAACACTCACATTAGGATCCATGCAGGCTACAAACCCTTCGTGTGTGAATTTTGTGGCAAAGGATTTCATCAAAAAGGTATTTGGGATTTGATGTCGATATTTTTCTATTCtcgggttgttgttgttttttattaaaCTTTGCCGATCCCCTCTCCCCTAATTTTCTGTAGGTGTATATATGGTTTTGGTTGCGCGTGTATTTTTTTGGATGTAGAGAGAAGAAAATTGTTTACTGGAAAATGGTTTACTGTGGTGGAGGGTGGTGGTGTATCGCTACAGCGGAAAAAATTGCC
Proteins encoded in this window:
- the FEZF2 gene encoding fez family zinc finger protein 2, whose amino-acid sequence is MGARGAFLQRRRHSARSQRHCFREDSFVRARAQPPLENKPLNFPGVPACSPRLSVFPGASSLRAEFRSAGLEVKPRFLADVARPLPALGPELTADSPRVPERAARCVPYAAWQLPVGCPPELRAEPEPVLSAFPNLSMLLRFSPCEFCCFYGRGLGCSSQVWVSFLPPAPCPEMASLETVMPSPCVRSGAANPSKALAFSIERIMAKGSEPARPLEARRSESPPKKLLGLCAPIPCVIPIQPLPPGYEAPSKALLSYSELWKSSLRHSTAAFCKASCGVCCKAGELPPPPLPAAPGRVIKPQALPVPPAAAAGLYYFNYLESAAYPPSELFPAGLLHSPGPAAAALSAHQKLFLLENAKLAALAPPPAPSEKFPTGGAHYPHKERLPGQLDQVMKENAALAADRSGLKGQHAKLGATAGGGAGADGKPKNFTCEVCGKVFNAHYNLTRHMPVHTGARPFVCKVCGKGFRQASTLCRHKIIHTQEKPHKCNQCGKAFNRSSTLNTHIRIHAGYKPFVCEFCGKGFHQKGNYKNHKLTHSGEKQYKCTICNKAFHQIYNLTFHMHTHNDKKPFTCGTCGKGFCRNFDLKKHVRKLHDAALAAPQPKELARTGPS